AGGCTGCGAGGTCGCATCTCGAGCGCCACTTCCAAGCAGTTAATCTGGCACATGTAGGAGAAGATGAAGACTCCGAGGCCCTCAATGGCCATGTTGCCAGTGCTAATTAGCCGCGTTGCCGGACGGGGACGCGCTCTCATTCCATTCATGGCGCTGTGGGTGATGACCACGAGCGCCAAGTACAGGATGAAGAGAATGCCGAAGGCGGAGACGTAGCGGAGCGAGTTGATCCTGCGCAGCAGGACGAGCGGAAACATAAAGACCAGCCAGAAAGCAGTAGTGAGGAGCTTCAGGCCTATGGAGGTGAGAAGGAACGGTGGCGTTGACGCAGAGGAGCTGAGGATCGGCTTGAGGAGATCACCGATGGTGACAACGTAGGCGACGGAGCCGCCGAAGATGTGCAGCGCGCGGATGATGGCGACAAAGATATTGGCGCGCGGATGCAGAAGGTGCTTCGCCATCTCCTCGAAGGAGCGCAGACCCGTCTTCTCCGAAACCTGCACGAGAAGCCGCATGGAGTACACGGTCTCGGCGGTGATCAGTACGAGATAGCCAGTGGCCATGATAATGCCGACACTATGGAAGGCAGCCGGCAGCCCGAGGATGCCGGCGCCGATGGTGGTAGAGGCCATGCTGAAGCCGCTCGACAGCATGCCGCCATACGGGATCATGACTTGTAGGAGGTGGCCGATGGTGCGGAGGTCTTTGTTGCCGCTGTCCGTCGAGTGGAGGCTGTCATCTTGGCAAACTTGCACAGGTACCTTGTCGCCATCGGCGACATCCATCTCAGCaagctcctcggcgtccgcGTCGACCTCTCGCGGATTATCCTGCGCTAGTACCCTGCCCGGCACCCGCGTTGCTGCCACTGCCTTCATTGTGATTGGAGGTGCCTATTTTGCAGCGTGTGTCGTATTACCTCTGCAAACTAGATTTGCCAGCGTGTGAGGAGacgaaaaaagagagaacgagaggtAGATTCAGTGTTCTTTTTGGTTTCTATGCGGCGCCGTTGCAGGGGTGAGCGATTCTGTTTGCGCTTCATCAGCGacacggcagcaacagcgtgCTGCATAGAGTCCTTGCAGCTGCAAGACAGCCCACGGATGCAAGCAGGCACCAtggcgcgccggcgctgttGAGAGCAAGCGGCTGCCAGTCCTTTGGGACAAAAGAAACAGGACGTTTGCTGCCTAATAAAGCGCTGTGAGGGCTCATTCTCCGCGAGATGGCGGAATGAGgggctgccgttgctggcaTGAGAGCGTTTCCAGAGCTCAGTGACCAAAGAAgcagaagggggggggagttgCACGTTACTCACAACGCAAAGGAACACACCTTGGTGGCCGCTCTCCCACCCTTGAGCGCCTTTCCTTCTCGCACTGATTGATGAGCGTGCGCTTTTGCGTCGTTTGCTACAGATGTTCTGCGCCTGGGCGAAAAAAGGAGTTGCTCCCCTGGAAACGTGGAACTCCAAGGAAACAACCTTGAGTTGTAATTTCTATTCCTTTGCCCGAAGGCAGTATCAGGAGTTACTCTGATAAGAACAGTTTATAAACATGATCTTAGCTAAATAGCCGAGAAGATATGTTAGTACCACCACAGACAAAAGAAACCACATGCACTACTTATAATCAGCGGTTTCCTCACTGCCGTGCCGCTTACGCACCGCGGAAACCGCGGCGTTTTTTTTTAGCCCAACAGGTACCGTTTGGAGACCAGGGCGGGATTCCTTCGGGGTTCGAACCTCGTCGAAAGCATCTTTTCCTAGATTCTAGTGTATTGGGACGTTACCGCGTCGGGGATGTAGCTCAGATGGTAGAGCGACCGCTTAGCATGCGGTAGGTATTGGGATCGATACCCAACTTCTCCAACTTTTTCACCCGACAAGTGAAAGGCCTGGGCCGCAATGGGGCAGCGACCACTCGAAACGACTGAGGTGCGAGGAAGGGGCTTGTTG
This Leishmania major strain Friedlin complete genome, chromosome 31 DNA region includes the following protein-coding sequences:
- the AAT25.1 gene encoding putative amino acid transporter aATP11; the protein is MKAVAATRVPGRVLAQDNPREVDADAEELAEMDVADGDKVPVQVCQDDSLHSTDSGNKDLRTIGHLLQVMIPYGGMLSSGFSMASTTIGAGILGLPAAFHSVGIIMATGYLVLITAETVYSMRLLVQVSEKTGLRSFEEMAKHLLHPRANIFVAIIRALHIFGGSVAYVVTIGDLLKPILSSSASTPPFLLTSIGLKLLTTAFWLVFMFPLVLLRRINSLRYVSAFGILFILYLALVVITHSAMNGMRARPRPATRLISTGNMAIEGLGVFIFSYMCQINCLEVALEMRPRSLGRFTICAAVSMTICSILYYATGLFGYLDFGEMQGSILLRYNPLEEPHVLVSYVGVFIKICASFGLLNNACRSALFPLIGWDPYTVVYWKYLIGAVSLAVLVLMLGLFVPNVNIVFGFTGGVCGGFVGFILPALYVMYAGGWSFRSVGVINYCCTYLILAAGVVAVVFGTAATIYSVATN